One genomic window of Nicotiana sylvestris chromosome 10, ASM39365v2, whole genome shotgun sequence includes the following:
- the LOC104237689 gene encoding uncharacterized protein: protein MGLDTMNQAIGKNAVDGSFMDKSFARVTQILDKMAKHNQAWHSEDTTGGISYGSPSLSNLIKENQERDQVISGLAKNVNVLTMMFTENQTKKVNALEDVQPILDENFEEANYINNPQGGYQRQPYHGQGQQSQWRPNPQGQGNQQWRNDQGNSHQGNWNNNNNFANWSSNPYVLPKGHYANQGSSSESKLESMLERVLKNHEKSDASMRNMTEVVGSHTASIQKLEMQMRDLSREQNPKQKGQLPSDTIANPKSGVSGSTSHVMAITTRSGKVLQGDIEQEVVGEEAEQEVKAEEQGVVEVETVPEKEKMKEVNQEGVKEKEKETSKAPPPIPRPPSPFPQRLIRRVDDSKLEKFYDILKQLSVNIPFLEAFQEMPGFAKYLKDLITKKRTTKNEVVNMWG, encoded by the coding sequence ATGGGTTTGGATACCATGAACCAAGCCATCGGCAAGAATGCAGTTGACGGATCTTTCATGGACAAATCATTTGCAAGAGTGACACAAATCCTGGACAAAATGGCAAAGCACAACCAAGCATGGCATTCAGAGGATACTACTGGAGGAATCTCATATGGCTCTCCTTCCTTGAGCAACTTAATCAAGGAAAATCAAGAGAGGGATCAAGTGATTTCCGGGCTTGCAAAAAATGTAAATGTGCTGACAATGATGTTTACCGAGAATCAGACAAAGAAAGTGAATGCATTGGAAGATGTCCAACCCATCTTAGATGAAAATTTTGAGGAAGCAAATTATATCAACAACCCTCAAGGAGGGTATCAAAGGCAACCCTACCATGGTCAAGGGCAACAAAGCCAGTGGAGGCCAAACCCGCAAGGGCAAGGCAACCAACAATGGAGAAATGATCAAGGTAACTCgcatcaaggaaattggaacaacaacaacaactttgcAAACTGGAGCTCCAACCCGTATGTTCTCCCAAAAGGTCATTATGCAAATCAAGGGTCGTCAAGTGAGTCAAAGTTAGAAAGCATGCTTGAAAGAGTATTGAAAAACCATGAAAAGTCTGACGCGTCCATGAGAAACATGACCGAAGTTGTTGGCTCTCACACCGCATCTATCCAAAAATtagagatgcaaatgagagaccTTTCAAGAGAACAAAACCCAAAGCAAAAAGGGCAACTTCCTAGTGATACCATTGCGAACCCGAAGAGTGGTGTAAGTGGCTCAACTTCTCATGTCATGGCAATAACTACTAGAAGTGGGAAGGTTTTACAAGGTGACATTGAGCAAGAGGTTGTTGGGGAAGAAGCCGAACAAGAAGTTAAAGCAGAAGAGCAAGGGGTTGTTGAAGTTGAAACGGTGCCGGAAAAAGAGAAGATGAAAGAAGTGAACCAAGAAGGGGTGAAGGAAAAGGAGAAGGAGACATCAAAAGCTCCACCTCCTATTCCTAGACCTCCTTCGCCTTTTCCTCAAAGACTTATTAGAAGGGTTGATGATAGCAAGCTTGAGAAATTCTATGATATTCTAAAGCAATTGTCGGTGAACATTCCATTCTTGGAGGCTTTTCAAGAAATGCCGGGGTTTGCCAAATATTTGAAGGATTTGATCACCAAAAAGAGGACCACAAAGAATGAGGTGGTAAACATGTGGGGTTAG